The Nitrospira sp. genome has a window encoding:
- a CDS encoding PAS domain S-box protein — protein sequence MMSPSNVSVSELLRKRAADLAQELVERDSVVHERTRHLRVAQSLAHLGSWDWEIESGEVRCSNELYRIFGRDPGLSHMTFEIFVSALFPDDHDRVVAAINAALGGEAPYDVEYRIVRPNGDVRTIHCCGEVLRDDNGKPCRMSGSALDITGEAPVPPPPNPRGPPPPPAGGRGGGRGKTNNGGGAPGGGEPPAGEGGGGAPAPPRRGGGGAPPGPARAPPCVAGGPGGAPPGGGGGGPPPPGGAGPPPGAGPPPPPGPEPPAPRAPLLGSHTDITERKKMEDTIREGEDRYRTLVELSPSGVFVFSEGRAVYANHTGAILLGANDPKEILDRPMSDFIHPEHHDEVRENVKRLLTGSVSVHSAERVYVKMDGTSVPVHVEAARIMWNGRPAILVLFSDITDRKRVEVELRRSHTFLRQVIDADPNFIYAKDREGRFTMANKAVADCYGTTVENLIGQSDADFNPNWDEVERSRQTDLQVMNSLQDYFMAEEKITDWSGKTRWLQSVRRPIVDAQGQAHMVLGAATDITERRQMEEMLVQREEDLSTALRERERISQDLHDGILQSLYAVGLGLEACKLLIEQQPEHSAQRFVATLDQSIGQLNDVMGQVRNFIMGLESHPMQGGDFLTALRTMVHSVCATHPARCRVRIDDAVASHVSTEQAVHVMNIAQEGMSNALRHSHATRITLSLRQYIGSVCLAITDNGIGFSSRSVRGVGRGLANMAERAQKIGGAFTIRSEPHKGTRIVLDLPKCPEENAD from the coding sequence ATGATGTCTCCTAGTAACGTTTCTGTATCAGAGCTGCTACGCAAGCGGGCTGCCGATCTGGCGCAAGAACTGGTCGAACGCGATAGCGTGGTGCATGAACGAACCAGGCACCTTCGTGTGGCTCAGTCGTTAGCGCATCTGGGTAGCTGGGATTGGGAGATCGAGAGTGGTGAAGTGCGATGCTCGAACGAATTGTATCGTATCTTCGGGCGTGATCCTGGGTTGTCTCACATGACCTTCGAAATTTTTGTCTCCGCACTGTTCCCTGACGATCACGATCGCGTTGTCGCCGCAATCAATGCGGCGTTGGGGGGGGAGGCACCGTATGATGTGGAATATCGAATCGTCAGACCGAATGGTGACGTGCGGACGATTCATTGCTGCGGCGAGGTCCTCCGAGACGACAACGGCAAGCCCTGTCGGATGTCTGGTTCTGCCCTGGACATCACGGGCGAAGCGCCGGTGCCTCCCCCCCCCAACCCCCGCGGCCCCCCCCCCCCCCCCGCCGGGGGCCGGGGGGGGGGGAGGGGAAAAACAAACAACGGGGGGGGGGCGCCCGGGGGGGGGGAACCGCCGGCGGGGGAGGGGGGGGGCGGCGCCCCCGCCCCCCCGCGCCGGGGGGGGGGGGGGGCCCCCCCCGGGCCCGCGCGGGCCCCCCCGTGTGTGGCGGGGGGGCCGGGGGGGGCCCCCCCGGGGGGGGGGGGCGGGGGTCCCCCCCCCCCCGGGGGGGCGGGCCCCCCCCCGGGGGCGGGGCCCCCCCCCCCCCCTGGGCCCGAACCCCCGGCCCCCCGGGCCCCCCTCCTTGGTTCGCATACCGACATTACCGAACGCAAAAAGATGGAGGATACAATACGTGAGGGCGAAGACCGATACCGAACGTTGGTCGAACTTTCACCCTCCGGGGTCTTCGTCTTCTCCGAAGGACGGGCCGTGTATGCCAACCACACGGGTGCTATTCTCTTGGGAGCGAATGATCCCAAAGAGATTCTTGATCGCCCGATGTCCGATTTCATCCATCCAGAGCATCACGACGAAGTCCGTGAAAACGTGAAACGGCTGCTCACGGGAAGCGTGTCCGTCCATAGTGCGGAACGGGTCTATGTGAAAATGGATGGCACCTCGGTCCCGGTTCACGTTGAAGCCGCACGGATCATGTGGAACGGCAGGCCCGCCATCCTTGTCCTATTCTCTGATATCACCGATCGAAAACGTGTGGAGGTCGAGTTGCGTCGATCCCATACCTTTTTACGGCAGGTGATCGACGCCGATCCGAACTTTATCTATGCGAAGGATCGCGAGGGCCGTTTTACGATGGCCAACAAAGCGGTCGCCGATTGTTACGGAACGACCGTGGAGAACCTCATCGGCCAGTCGGATGCTGACTTTAATCCCAACTGGGACGAAGTTGAACGTTCTCGCCAGACAGATCTCCAGGTCATGAATTCCTTGCAAGACTACTTTATGGCTGAGGAAAAGATCACGGATTGGTCTGGGAAAACACGGTGGTTACAGTCCGTGAGGCGGCCGATTGTTGATGCCCAAGGGCAGGCCCATATGGTGCTTGGTGCGGCGACCGACATCACTGAGCGGAGGCAAATGGAAGAGATGCTCGTCCAACGCGAAGAAGACTTGAGTACGGCGCTTCGGGAACGAGAACGTATCAGCCAGGATCTCCATGACGGGATTCTCCAGTCGCTCTATGCCGTTGGGCTCGGGTTAGAGGCCTGTAAGCTGTTGATCGAACAACAGCCAGAACACTCCGCACAGCGTTTTGTGGCGACACTCGATCAATCCATTGGGCAGTTGAACGATGTGATGGGACAGGTCCGCAATTTCATCATGGGTCTCGAGTCTCACCCCATGCAGGGGGGCGATTTTCTGACCGCTCTACGAACCATGGTCCACTCCGTGTGCGCGACCCATCCGGCCAGATGTCGAGTGCGAATCGATGACGCAGTCGCCAGTCATGTCTCGACCGAGCAGGCCGTTCACGTCATGAATATCGCGCAGGAGGGAATGAGTAACGCCCTCCGTCACAGCCATGCCACACGCATTACTCTATCGCTGCGACAATACATTGGTTCCGTCTGTCTCGCCATTACGGACAACGGGATTGGGTTTAGTTCACGCTCAGTGCGAGGTGTTGGTCGAGGGTTAGCCAACATGGCGGAGCGGGCTCAAAAAATCGGTGGCGCATTCACTATCAGATCGGAGCCTCACAAGGGCACAAGGATTGTACTCGATCTCCCGAAGTGTCCTGAGGAGAACGCTGACTGA
- a CDS encoding HAD family hydrolase: protein MVQTDQRGLSSSIVAFFDVDNTILPGEASELQFFRWLWRRGIVGWPEARESVSWLLRHFPTLSLHPLRSRKLYLAGKPAQVIQPLGEEFCREELCPRVSAPAMRALEKHRRAGHAIVFVTGSIDFLIAPVAEALQADRCFASRLEQMNGLYTGFLIPPLPYGQGKRQLIDRLTHELTLDLSQCYAYGDSPGDLDLLQAVGHPTVVNPIRGMASIARRKKWPIVKWQ, encoded by the coding sequence ATGGTACAAACGGATCAGCGCGGGCTCTCCTCTTCCATCGTTGCATTCTTCGATGTCGACAATACTATTTTGCCTGGGGAAGCGAGCGAGCTACAATTTTTCCGTTGGCTCTGGCGTCGTGGGATCGTGGGATGGCCGGAAGCCCGAGAGAGTGTCTCTTGGCTACTGCGGCATTTCCCGACACTTTCGCTGCATCCGCTCCGATCACGAAAGCTCTACCTTGCCGGAAAACCTGCGCAAGTAATCCAACCTCTCGGGGAAGAATTCTGTCGAGAGGAATTATGTCCACGGGTTTCGGCTCCTGCGATGCGGGCGCTTGAAAAACATCGACGGGCCGGCCATGCCATCGTCTTCGTGACAGGGTCCATCGATTTCTTGATCGCTCCTGTCGCGGAAGCGCTTCAGGCTGATCGATGCTTTGCCAGTCGTTTGGAGCAGATGAATGGCCTCTATACCGGTTTTCTTATCCCCCCGCTTCCCTACGGCCAAGGGAAACGCCAACTGATTGATCGTCTAACTCATGAGCTGACCTTGGATCTCTCCCAATGCTATGCCTACGGAGACAGTCCCGGTGATCTCGATTTACTACAGGCCGTCGGCCATCCGACAGTGGTGAACCCGATTCGTGGGATGGCCTCTATTGCGCGACGTAAGAAATGGCCGATTGTCAAATGGCAATAA
- the queE gene encoding 7-carboxy-7-deazaguanine synthase QueE produces MRITEIFHSVQGESTFAGMPCVFVRLTGCPLRCTWCDTDYAFFGGSELSLDEVLGKIRSFGCSLVEVTGGEPLSQTETTTLLHRLCQEGFTVLLETSGALDTARVDPSVRIILDVKCPGSGMTERMHWPNVDRLRPQDEAKFVIQDEIDYDWAKRMLDRFRLTERCPVLFSPVFGTLDPRALSEWVLADRLPVRLQLQLHKYIWAPDMRGV; encoded by the coding sequence ATGCGCATAACGGAAATTTTTCACAGCGTACAGGGCGAATCGACCTTTGCTGGGATGCCCTGCGTGTTTGTGCGACTCACTGGCTGTCCACTTCGCTGTACCTGGTGTGATACGGACTACGCCTTTTTCGGAGGATCGGAACTGTCACTCGATGAGGTCCTCGGAAAGATACGGTCATTCGGGTGTTCGTTGGTCGAGGTGACTGGTGGTGAACCATTGTCCCAGACAGAGACCACCACCTTACTCCATCGGTTGTGCCAAGAAGGGTTCACGGTCCTCCTTGAGACAAGCGGAGCCCTGGATACAGCCAGGGTTGATCCATCGGTCCGTATTATCCTGGATGTGAAGTGTCCGGGAAGCGGTATGACGGAACGGATGCATTGGCCCAATGTCGACCGGCTGAGGCCACAGGACGAGGCGAAATTTGTTATTCAAGACGAGATCGACTACGACTGGGCCAAACGCATGCTCGATCGTTTTCGCCTGACCGAACGCTGTCCGGTCCTGTTCAGTCCGGTGTTCGGCACGCTTGACCCTCGAGCCCTCAGCGAATGGGTCTTGGCAGATCGCCTGCCGGTCCGACTTCAGTTGCAACTACACAAATACATCTGGGCCCCTGATATGAGAGGCGTGTGA
- a CDS encoding leucyl aminopeptidase, with protein MNIMRVRPKQGQVDTETADTLVLLHCEGEGLSNEDAAVLDRPLGGALRDLLHSKEFEGKANEVVLFHTHGKIPAKRLILVGLGKRGSLSLDQFRQAMGCAVKRVRSAKSRTFVVALPSFTPRDSSPLDVAQAMAEGAILGSYQFTAYRSDAPANSQLTAMTVLISHKNDLRQISEGIRRGVATAEATVFVRDLSNHPSNVMTPTRIAHEAKAVAKETRISLKILEQKDMERLGMGALLGVAKGSHEPPKFIILEYRGAKKKDERPVVLVGKTITFDTGGISLKPSENMEHMKADMTGGAEVLATIRAAARLKLPLNLISILPVAENMPGGRAMRPGDVVKTLSGKTVEVQNTDAEGRLILSDGLAYASRFNPAALIDIATLTGACVVALGQFAIGMLGTDTKLKEAIRQSGVRAGERVWEMPLWEEYFEQLRSDVADMRNIGGRGGGMITAALFLSKFVGEYPWVHLDIASTDWSERERAYIPKGPTGIGTRLLIQFLIDRSLVHYTI; from the coding sequence ATGAACATCATGCGAGTCAGACCCAAACAGGGTCAAGTCGATACTGAGACTGCAGATACGCTTGTCCTCCTGCATTGTGAGGGTGAGGGGCTCTCGAATGAAGACGCAGCGGTGCTGGATCGACCTCTTGGAGGGGCGCTCCGTGACCTCCTCCACTCCAAGGAATTCGAAGGAAAGGCCAACGAAGTGGTCCTCTTTCATACGCACGGAAAAATTCCAGCGAAGCGGCTGATTCTTGTCGGGCTCGGGAAAAGGGGTAGCTTAAGTCTTGATCAGTTTCGGCAAGCGATGGGATGTGCCGTCAAGCGGGTACGCAGCGCAAAATCCCGGACCTTTGTGGTCGCGCTTCCAAGCTTCACTCCTCGTGATTCTTCACCCTTGGATGTCGCACAAGCGATGGCCGAAGGCGCCATCCTCGGGAGCTATCAATTTACCGCGTACCGGAGTGATGCGCCCGCCAACAGCCAATTAACGGCGATGACGGTCCTGATCTCCCATAAGAACGACCTCAGGCAGATATCGGAAGGAATTCGTCGTGGTGTGGCCACTGCGGAAGCCACGGTGTTCGTCAGAGATCTCTCCAACCATCCCTCCAATGTGATGACGCCGACGAGGATCGCTCATGAAGCCAAGGCTGTGGCCAAGGAGACACGCATCAGCCTGAAAATTCTCGAGCAGAAGGACATGGAACGCCTGGGCATGGGGGCTTTATTGGGGGTCGCAAAAGGCAGCCATGAACCGCCGAAGTTCATTATTCTCGAGTACCGCGGAGCCAAGAAGAAAGACGAGCGTCCGGTCGTCTTGGTCGGTAAAACCATCACCTTTGACACGGGGGGAATCTCGCTCAAGCCGTCGGAGAATATGGAACATATGAAAGCCGACATGACCGGCGGAGCAGAGGTCTTGGCCACGATACGCGCAGCCGCTCGCTTGAAGCTTCCGCTGAATCTCATCAGCATTCTTCCCGTCGCTGAGAACATGCCTGGTGGTCGAGCGATGAGACCCGGAGACGTGGTCAAGACCCTCTCCGGAAAAACAGTCGAAGTCCAAAACACCGACGCCGAAGGGCGTCTGATCCTATCCGACGGTCTCGCCTATGCATCCCGATTCAATCCGGCCGCCCTGATCGACATCGCCACTCTGACCGGAGCCTGTGTCGTTGCGTTGGGCCAATTTGCGATCGGGATGTTGGGCACGGATACAAAATTGAAAGAAGCGATTCGTCAGTCAGGCGTTCGAGCGGGGGAACGCGTATGGGAAATGCCTCTCTGGGAAGAATATTTTGAACAACTACGCAGTGATGTGGCCGATATGCGTAATATCGGTGGGCGAGGGGGTGGTATGATCACTGCCGCTCTATTCCTCAGCAAGTTTGTCGGTGAGTACCCATGGGTGCATCTGGACATTGCCAGTACCGACTGGAGTGAGCGGGAACGCGCCTATATTCCCAAAGGACCAACCGGCATCGGGACCAGGCTGTTGATCCAGTTCCTTATTGATCGCTCTCTCGTTCACTACACGATATGA
- the nagZ gene encoding beta-N-acetylhexosaminidase, whose amino-acid sequence MTVSRDQIGQLFMIGFDGTTVSPDLASFITEYKPGGIILFARNLESSAQIVDLTNELQRCSPHVPLLISIDQEGGRVSRLPTEFTIFPPCEVLGYCHSSELAYAAAATTAKELKAVGINMNLSPVLDVNSNPLNPVIGDRAFGADPHIVSELGLATAGGLQDHGVVACGKHFPGHGDTTSDSHKELPIVTADRARLDHVEFPPFRHVITNGVATLMSAHVVYQALDETRPATLSPTIIGRFLREELYFDGVVLTDDLEMHAIIDHYGIGDAAVQAIQAGCDMPLICKDRNGIVAAYHAVEKAATGGDLSAGRLAQSFARIHRVKERFLRPYRPVTISDARLVVGCRSHKALLRSIHHTREQIAKTEI is encoded by the coding sequence ATGACGGTCTCTCGCGACCAAATCGGCCAACTGTTCATGATAGGGTTCGACGGAACAACCGTTTCGCCGGATCTCGCTTCGTTTATCACCGAATACAAGCCGGGCGGGATCATCCTCTTCGCAAGAAACCTCGAATCGTCAGCACAAATTGTTGACCTGACGAACGAGCTTCAGCGTTGCAGTCCACACGTCCCTCTCCTCATCTCGATCGATCAAGAAGGCGGACGTGTCTCCCGGTTGCCGACAGAATTCACGATTTTCCCTCCATGTGAAGTGCTGGGCTACTGCCACTCGTCGGAGTTGGCCTATGCAGCGGCGGCCACGACAGCGAAAGAGCTTAAAGCCGTCGGCATCAACATGAACCTGTCTCCTGTATTGGATGTGAACAGCAATCCATTGAATCCGGTAATCGGCGATCGTGCATTTGGCGCAGATCCTCATATCGTGTCCGAATTAGGACTGGCTACTGCGGGTGGACTGCAGGACCATGGGGTCGTGGCCTGCGGGAAACACTTTCCTGGACATGGTGACACCACCTCGGACTCGCATAAAGAATTGCCCATCGTCACAGCGGACCGTGCAAGGCTCGACCACGTCGAGTTTCCTCCTTTCCGACACGTGATCACCAACGGAGTGGCCACATTGATGAGCGCCCATGTCGTGTATCAGGCACTTGATGAGACTCGCCCTGCCACGCTCTCTCCTACAATTATCGGAAGATTCCTTCGTGAGGAGTTGTATTTTGACGGTGTCGTCCTCACGGACGACCTGGAGATGCACGCCATTATCGACCATTACGGCATCGGAGATGCGGCCGTGCAGGCCATCCAGGCCGGCTGCGACATGCCATTGATCTGCAAAGACCGTAATGGGATCGTTGCTGCCTATCACGCTGTTGAGAAGGCCGCTACAGGCGGCGACCTTTCTGCAGGACGACTGGCACAATCCTTTGCCCGAATCCACCGAGTTAAGGAGCGGTTCCTACGCCCCTATCGACCGGTAACGATCTCTGATGCGAGACTTGTGGTAGGCTGCCGAAGCCACAAGGCTCTCTTACGTTCTATCCACCACACCCGTGAGCAGATCGCAAAGACCGAGATCTGA
- a CDS encoding amino acid permease, with protein MRNPLLRTKSIDQILADADRPEHRLKKTLTAWDLTALGIGAIIGTGIFVLVGTAIVGDAHRPGAGPGIALSFVLSGLTCALAALCYAEFSAMIPVAGSAYTFSYATLGEFLAWLTGWNLILEYGVACVAVAIGWSGYFTNLLKLAGLELPYWATNPPHWAGGPEGSIANFPAAIIVLLVTAILVRGIKESARAAGVIVIVKVAVILFFIAVGAPAVDAENWTPFMPNGFEGVRAAAAIIFFAYIGFDAVSTAAEEARNPQRDVPLGILCSLAVCTVLYISVAVVLTGLVPVSQIDVHAPVAEALSVVGFKWGAAIVAFGAVAGITSVLVVMMLGQIRVFFAMSRDQLLSPGFSKVHPRFGTPHRATILTGVTVAILAAFFQIGEAADMTNIGTFFAFVLVSFGVMLLRYTKPHQSRPFRLPLMPFVPILSIGACLYLMAGLPQATWVRFVVWTVIGILVYVGYGVKHSKLAGQDTRSDALPG; from the coding sequence GTGAGAAACCCCCTTCTTCGAACAAAATCCATCGATCAAATTTTGGCCGATGCCGACCGGCCGGAACACCGGCTCAAAAAAACACTGACGGCGTGGGATCTGACGGCACTGGGAATTGGTGCAATTATTGGGACCGGCATCTTTGTTCTAGTGGGAACTGCCATAGTCGGCGATGCACATCGTCCAGGAGCCGGACCAGGAATAGCCCTTTCCTTCGTCCTTTCCGGACTCACATGTGCACTGGCTGCCCTCTGTTATGCGGAATTCTCGGCCATGATTCCAGTTGCCGGGTCGGCCTACACCTTTTCCTACGCGACGCTAGGAGAGTTTCTCGCCTGGCTAACGGGATGGAATCTCATCTTAGAATATGGTGTGGCTTGCGTCGCAGTCGCAATCGGCTGGTCCGGATACTTTACCAATTTGCTTAAACTCGCGGGCTTGGAACTGCCGTATTGGGCGACCAACCCACCGCATTGGGCTGGAGGGCCCGAAGGGAGCATCGCCAATTTCCCAGCTGCGATTATCGTGCTGTTGGTCACAGCCATTCTGGTCAGAGGCATTAAGGAAAGCGCTCGCGCCGCAGGAGTGATCGTCATCGTGAAGGTGGCGGTAATCTTGTTCTTTATCGCCGTTGGAGCTCCGGCGGTGGACGCAGAAAATTGGACGCCCTTTATGCCGAACGGGTTTGAGGGAGTCCGAGCCGCTGCCGCCATTATCTTTTTTGCGTACATCGGGTTCGATGCCGTCTCGACCGCCGCAGAGGAGGCACGGAACCCTCAGCGAGATGTTCCGTTGGGAATCCTTTGCTCGTTGGCCGTGTGCACGGTCCTCTATATCTCCGTTGCCGTCGTCCTTACCGGGCTGGTTCCAGTTAGCCAAATTGACGTTCATGCCCCGGTCGCAGAAGCGCTGAGTGTCGTGGGTTTTAAGTGGGGCGCTGCTATTGTAGCCTTTGGCGCTGTCGCCGGCATCACCAGCGTCTTAGTTGTCATGATGCTTGGACAAATACGGGTGTTCTTTGCGATGTCACGTGACCAGCTTCTGAGCCCAGGGTTCTCCAAAGTCCATCCAAGATTTGGGACCCCGCATCGTGCGACTATTCTGACAGGCGTCACGGTTGCGATTTTGGCCGCATTCTTCCAAATCGGTGAAGCCGCTGATATGACCAACATCGGGACATTCTTCGCGTTTGTGCTTGTCAGCTTCGGGGTGATGCTGCTCCGATACACCAAACCGCATCAATCCCGACCCTTTCGACTTCCGCTGATGCCTTTCGTGCCAATTTTGAGCATCGGCGCATGCCTCTATCTCATGGCCGGATTGCCACAAGCCACCTGGGTTCGCTTTGTGGTATGGACCGTCATCGGGATTCTTGTCTATGTCGGCTATGGTGTGAAACACAGCAAATTGGCCGGGCAAGATACGCGTAGTGATGCGTTACCCGGGTGA